From Stigmatopora argus isolate UIUO_Sarg chromosome 14, RoL_Sarg_1.0, whole genome shotgun sequence, the proteins below share one genomic window:
- the mybpc2a gene encoding myosin binding protein Ca isoform X1 produces the protein MFVAKVDSSKLMRKPTMKWLKGKWLDLGSKAGKHLQFKETYDRNTKIYTYEMRIVKVVDGDAGGYRCEVTSKDKCDSCTFEVAVEAVEEQQEDNILVAFKRSGDADEDAGDLDFSALLKKRQKKKQQAAPQQEVDVWDILKAAKPCDYEKIAFEYGITDLRGMLKRLKKMKTVEPKKSDAFLKKLEPAYSVDKGRRIQLSVEVADPNVPIKWLKNGQEIKPSAKYVFESVGNRRTLTINKCNLSDDAAYECVVGEDKCFTEVFVKEPPVTITKLLDDVHTVVGEKVEFEVEVSEEGAHVKWMKDGVELTKDSAASKYRFKKDGKKHILIINDATKEDIGTYFALTNGGESKAELEVEEKELEVLQSIADLTVQASEQALFKCEVSDEKVTGKWFKDGVEVQPNERIKMSHIGRTHKLTINDVKPSDVGNYTFVPDGYALSLSAKLNFMEIKIDYVPRQDPPKIHLDTSGTGSQNTITVVAGNKLRFDVEISGDPPPVVSWMKGDKPVSEAEGRVRVETRKTLSSFVIQGAEKEDEGFYSLTVMNPAGEDKAELYVKVVDVPDPPENVKCTSVGENTATIIWDPPAFDGGAAVKGYLMERKKIGSSRWTKLNFDVYESTTYEAKKMIEGVVYEMRVFAVNGVGISQPSFNSKPFMPIAPTSEPSRLSVEDVTDSTCALRWLPPEKVGPGGIDGYIIEYCKEGSDEWVQANKEPVQKNQYRVKDLPVGEKMLFRVVAINIAGRSPPATLSQAVTIREIMEHPKIRLPRQLRTRLVKVVGEKVNLLIPFQGKPRPVVTWYKDGAPLEDRSVGTRTSDVDSIFFIRSVERLHSGTYTMAVQIENVEDRADIRIQVVEKPGPPLEVRVTDVWGFNASLEWKPPKDDGNAEIIGYTIQKADLKTMDWFTVYEHNRRPNCTVSDLIMGNEYSFRIFSENVCGLSEDPGVSGNTALICKTGKPTSWLYYTVCPPQCLTDPPGLEYNPPPFKEKDQSASPKFTAPLVDRSVVAGYTTAISCAVRGHPKPKIIWMKNKMIIGEDPKFLMQNNQGVLTLNIRKPSPYDGGRYSCKAVNALGEDEVECKLEVRVFKDKVEEVKK, from the exons ATGTTTGTGGCCAAAGTGGATTCGTCCAAACTGATGAGGAAGCCCACCATGAAGTGGCTGAAGGGCAAGTGGCTGGACCTGGGCAGCAAAGCCGGCAAACACCTGCAGTTCAAGGAGACCTACGACCGCAACACCAAG ATCTACACGTACGAGATGCGCATCGTCAAAGTGGTGGACGGCGACGCGGGCGGTTACCGCTGCGAGGTGACCTCCAAGGACAAATGCGACAGCTGCACCTTCGAGGTGGCTGTGGAGG CCGTGGAAGAGCAGCAAGAGGACAACATTTTGGTGGCCTTCAAACGATC cggcgacgcagacgaagacgcCGGCGACCTGGACTTCAGTGCCCTCCTGAAAAAAaggcagaagaagaagcagcagGCGGCCCCCCAGCAGGAGGTGGACGTGTGGGACATCCTGAAGGCGGCCAAACCGTGCGACTACGAGAAGATCGCCTTTGAGTACGGCATCACTGACCTGCGCGGCATGCTCAAGAGGCTGAAGAAGATGAAGACGGTGGAGCCCAAGAAGAGCGACG CTTTCTTGAAGAAGCTCGAGCCCGCTTACTCCGTCGACAAGGGGCGCCGGATCCAGCTGAGTGTGGAGGTGGCCGACCCCAACGTCCCCATCAAGTGGCTGAAAAACGGACAGGAGATCAAACCCTCTGCCAA GTACGTGTTTGAGAGCGTGGGCAACCGGCGAACGCTCACCATCAACAAATGCAACCTGTCGGATGACGCGGCCTACGAGTGCGTGGTGGGCGAAGACAAATGCTTCACCGAGGTCTTCGTCAAAG AGCCTCCGGTGACAATCACCAAGCTTTTAGATGACGTCCACACGGTGGTAGGCGAAAAGGTTGAGTTTGAAGTGGAGGTCTCGGAGGAAGGCGCGCATGTCAAATG GATGAAAGACGGCGTGGAGCTGACGAAAGACAGCGCGGCTTCAAAGTACAGATTCAAGAAGGATggcaaaaagcacattttaatcATCAACGACGCCACCAAGGAAGACATTGGCACCTACTTTGCCTTAACCAACGGTGGAGAATCCAAAGCCGAGCTGGAAGTGGAAG AGAAAGAGCTGGAGGTCCTGCAGAGCATCGCTGACCTAACAGTACAGGCCAGTGAGCAGGCTTTGTTCAAGTGCGAGGTATCTGATGAGAAGGTGACCGGCAAGTGGTTTAAAGATGGCGTGGAGGTGCAGCCCAACGAGCGCATCAAGATGTCCCATATCGGAAG GACGCACAAGCTGACCATCAACGACGTGAAGCCCTCCGATGTGGGCAATTATACATTCGTGCCCGACGGCTATGCGCTCTCTTTGTCAGCCAAGCTCAACTTCATGG AAATCAAGATTGACTATGTTCCCAGACAAG ATCCTCCCAAGATCCACCTGGACACGAGCGGCACCGGAAGCCAGAACACCATCACAGTGGTGGCCGGAAACAAACTCCGCTTCGATGTGGAGATTTCCGGCGATCCCCCTCCGGTGGTGTCTTGGATGAAGGGCGACAAG CCTGTGAGCGAGGCAGAAGGGAGGGTCCGCGTGGAGACCAGGAAGACCCTGAGCAGCTTCGTGATTCAGGGCGCCGAGAAGGAAGACGAAGGCTTCTACTCGCTTACTGTCATGAACCCCGCTGGCGAAGACAAAGCTGAGCTCTACGTCAAAGTCGTGG ACGTGCCTGACCCACCTGAGAATGTCAAGTGCACATCGGTGGGTGAGAACACCGCCACCATCATATGGGATCCTCCCGCGTTTGATGGCGGCGCGGCCGTTAAAG GTTATCTGATGGAACGAAAGAAGATCGGCTCATCCAGGTGGACCAAACTCAACTTCGACGTGTACGAGTCCACCACATACGAGGCCAAAAAGATGATCGAGGGCGTGGTTTACGAGATGAGAGTGTTCGCTGTCAACGGCGTCGGAATCTCGCAGCCCAGTTTCAACTCGAAGCCTTTCATGCCCATCG CCCCCACCAGTGAGCCTTCTCGCCTCTCGGTGGAGGACGTGACCGACTCCACCTGCGCTCTGCGGTGGCTCCCTCCAGAGAAAGTGGGACCGGGCGGCATTGACGGCTACATCATTGAGTACTGCAAAGAAGGAA GTGACGAGTGGGTGCAGGCCAACAAGGAGCCAGTGCAGAAGAATCAGTACCGTGTGAAAGATCTACCGGTGGGGGAGAAGATGCTATTTAGGGTGGTGGCCATCAACATCGCCGGACGCAGCCCACCGGCTACGCTTTCCCAAGCTGTCACTATCAGAGAGATCATGG AACATCCAAAGATCCGTTTACCGCGCCAGCTTAGAACCAGATTGGTTAAGGTTGTTGGCGAGAAGGTCAACTTGCTCATCCCCTTCCAG GGTAAACCTCGCCCGGTGGTCACGTGGTACAAAGACGGCGCCCCCTTGGAGGATCGCAGCGTGGGTACCCGCACCAGCGATGTGGACTCCATCTTCTTCATCCGCTCAGTCGAGAGGCTCCACTCGGGAACATACACGATGGCCGTGCAGATCGAGAACGTGGAGGATCGCGCCGACATCCGCATCCAGGTTGTGG AAAAGCCGGGCCCACCCTTGGAGGTGCGCGTCACTGACGTTTGGGGCTTCAACGCTTCGCTGGAGTGGAAGCCGCCCAAAGACGACGGCAATGCGGAGATCATCGGCTACACTATTCAGAAAGCTGACCTGAAGACAATG GATTGGTTCACCGTGTACGAGCACAACCGGCGGCCTAACTGCACCGTGTCCGACCTGATCATGGGCAACGAGTACTCCTTCCGAATCTTCAGCGAGAACGTCTGCGGTCTGAGCGAGGATCCCGGCGTCAGCGGAAACACGGCGCTCATCTGCAAAACGGGTAAGCCAACAAGTTGGTTATACTATACGGTTTGCCCGCCTCAATGTTTGACTGACCCTCCAGGTTTGGAGTACAACCCTCCACCCTTTAAAGAGAAGGACCAGAGCGCGTCCCCCAAGTTCACAGCGCCGCTGGTGGACCGGAGTGTCGTGGCGGGCTACACCACCGCCATCAGCTGCGCTGTTCGCGGCCACCCGAAG CCCAAAATCATTTGGATGAAGAACAAGATGATCATCGGAGAAGACCCAAAGTTTCTGATGCAGAACAATCAGGGGGTTCTGACCCTGAACATCCGCAAACCAAGCCCGTACGACGGCGGGCGCTACTCGTGCAAGGCCGTCAACGCGCTGGGAGAAGACGAGGTGGAGTGCAAGTTGGAGGTCCGAg TGTTCAAGGACAAAGTGGAGGAGGTAAAGAAATGA
- the mybpc2a gene encoding myosin binding protein Ca isoform X2, translating to MFVAKVDSSKLMRKPTMKWLKGKWLDLGSKAGKHLQFKETYDRNTKIYTYEMRIVKVVDGDAGGYRCEVTSKDKCDSCTFEVAVEAVEEQQEDNILVAFKRSGDADEDAGDLDFSALLKKRQKKKQQAAPQQEVDVWDILKAAKPCDYEKIAFEYGITDLRGMLKRLKKMKTVEPKKSDAFLKKLEPAYSVDKGRRIQLSVEVADPNVPIKWLKNGQEIKPSAKYVFESVGNRRTLTINKCNLSDDAAYECVVGEDKCFTEVFVKEPPVTITKLLDDVHTVVGEKVEFEVEVSEEGAHVKWMKDGVELTKDSAASKYRFKKDGKKHILIINDATKEDIGTYFALTNGGESKAELEVEEKELEVLQSIADLTVQASEQALFKCEVSDEKVTGKWFKDGVEVQPNERIKMSHIGRTHKLTINDVKPSDVGNYTFVPDGYALSLSAKLNFMEIKIDYVPRQDPPKIHLDTSGTGSQNTITVVAGNKLRFDVEISGDPPPVVSWMKGDKPVSEAEGRVRVETRKTLSSFVIQGAEKEDEGFYSLTVMNPAGEDKAELYVKVVDVPDPPENVKCTSVGENTATIIWDPPAFDGGAAVKGYLMERKKIGSSRWTKLNFDVYESTTYEAKKMIEGVVYEMRVFAVNGVGISQPSFNSKPFMPIAPTSEPSRLSVEDVTDSTCALRWLPPEKVGPGGIDGYIIEYCKEGSDEWVQANKEPVQKNQYRVKDLPVGEKMLFRVVAINIAGRSPPATLSQAVTIREIMEHPKIRLPRQLRTRLVKVVGEKVNLLIPFQGKPRPVVTWYKDGAPLEDRSVGTRTSDVDSIFFIRSVERLHSGTYTMAVQIENVEDRADIRIQVVEKPGPPLEVRVTDVWGFNASLEWKPPKDDGNAEIIGYTIQKADLKTMDWFTVYEHNRRPNCTVSDLIMGNEYSFRIFSENVCGLSEDPGVSGNTALICKTGLEYNPPPFKEKDQSASPKFTAPLVDRSVVAGYTTAISCAVRGHPKPKIIWMKNKMIIGEDPKFLMQNNQGVLTLNIRKPSPYDGGRYSCKAVNALGEDEVECKLEVRVFKDKVEEVKK from the exons ATGTTTGTGGCCAAAGTGGATTCGTCCAAACTGATGAGGAAGCCCACCATGAAGTGGCTGAAGGGCAAGTGGCTGGACCTGGGCAGCAAAGCCGGCAAACACCTGCAGTTCAAGGAGACCTACGACCGCAACACCAAG ATCTACACGTACGAGATGCGCATCGTCAAAGTGGTGGACGGCGACGCGGGCGGTTACCGCTGCGAGGTGACCTCCAAGGACAAATGCGACAGCTGCACCTTCGAGGTGGCTGTGGAGG CCGTGGAAGAGCAGCAAGAGGACAACATTTTGGTGGCCTTCAAACGATC cggcgacgcagacgaagacgcCGGCGACCTGGACTTCAGTGCCCTCCTGAAAAAAaggcagaagaagaagcagcagGCGGCCCCCCAGCAGGAGGTGGACGTGTGGGACATCCTGAAGGCGGCCAAACCGTGCGACTACGAGAAGATCGCCTTTGAGTACGGCATCACTGACCTGCGCGGCATGCTCAAGAGGCTGAAGAAGATGAAGACGGTGGAGCCCAAGAAGAGCGACG CTTTCTTGAAGAAGCTCGAGCCCGCTTACTCCGTCGACAAGGGGCGCCGGATCCAGCTGAGTGTGGAGGTGGCCGACCCCAACGTCCCCATCAAGTGGCTGAAAAACGGACAGGAGATCAAACCCTCTGCCAA GTACGTGTTTGAGAGCGTGGGCAACCGGCGAACGCTCACCATCAACAAATGCAACCTGTCGGATGACGCGGCCTACGAGTGCGTGGTGGGCGAAGACAAATGCTTCACCGAGGTCTTCGTCAAAG AGCCTCCGGTGACAATCACCAAGCTTTTAGATGACGTCCACACGGTGGTAGGCGAAAAGGTTGAGTTTGAAGTGGAGGTCTCGGAGGAAGGCGCGCATGTCAAATG GATGAAAGACGGCGTGGAGCTGACGAAAGACAGCGCGGCTTCAAAGTACAGATTCAAGAAGGATggcaaaaagcacattttaatcATCAACGACGCCACCAAGGAAGACATTGGCACCTACTTTGCCTTAACCAACGGTGGAGAATCCAAAGCCGAGCTGGAAGTGGAAG AGAAAGAGCTGGAGGTCCTGCAGAGCATCGCTGACCTAACAGTACAGGCCAGTGAGCAGGCTTTGTTCAAGTGCGAGGTATCTGATGAGAAGGTGACCGGCAAGTGGTTTAAAGATGGCGTGGAGGTGCAGCCCAACGAGCGCATCAAGATGTCCCATATCGGAAG GACGCACAAGCTGACCATCAACGACGTGAAGCCCTCCGATGTGGGCAATTATACATTCGTGCCCGACGGCTATGCGCTCTCTTTGTCAGCCAAGCTCAACTTCATGG AAATCAAGATTGACTATGTTCCCAGACAAG ATCCTCCCAAGATCCACCTGGACACGAGCGGCACCGGAAGCCAGAACACCATCACAGTGGTGGCCGGAAACAAACTCCGCTTCGATGTGGAGATTTCCGGCGATCCCCCTCCGGTGGTGTCTTGGATGAAGGGCGACAAG CCTGTGAGCGAGGCAGAAGGGAGGGTCCGCGTGGAGACCAGGAAGACCCTGAGCAGCTTCGTGATTCAGGGCGCCGAGAAGGAAGACGAAGGCTTCTACTCGCTTACTGTCATGAACCCCGCTGGCGAAGACAAAGCTGAGCTCTACGTCAAAGTCGTGG ACGTGCCTGACCCACCTGAGAATGTCAAGTGCACATCGGTGGGTGAGAACACCGCCACCATCATATGGGATCCTCCCGCGTTTGATGGCGGCGCGGCCGTTAAAG GTTATCTGATGGAACGAAAGAAGATCGGCTCATCCAGGTGGACCAAACTCAACTTCGACGTGTACGAGTCCACCACATACGAGGCCAAAAAGATGATCGAGGGCGTGGTTTACGAGATGAGAGTGTTCGCTGTCAACGGCGTCGGAATCTCGCAGCCCAGTTTCAACTCGAAGCCTTTCATGCCCATCG CCCCCACCAGTGAGCCTTCTCGCCTCTCGGTGGAGGACGTGACCGACTCCACCTGCGCTCTGCGGTGGCTCCCTCCAGAGAAAGTGGGACCGGGCGGCATTGACGGCTACATCATTGAGTACTGCAAAGAAGGAA GTGACGAGTGGGTGCAGGCCAACAAGGAGCCAGTGCAGAAGAATCAGTACCGTGTGAAAGATCTACCGGTGGGGGAGAAGATGCTATTTAGGGTGGTGGCCATCAACATCGCCGGACGCAGCCCACCGGCTACGCTTTCCCAAGCTGTCACTATCAGAGAGATCATGG AACATCCAAAGATCCGTTTACCGCGCCAGCTTAGAACCAGATTGGTTAAGGTTGTTGGCGAGAAGGTCAACTTGCTCATCCCCTTCCAG GGTAAACCTCGCCCGGTGGTCACGTGGTACAAAGACGGCGCCCCCTTGGAGGATCGCAGCGTGGGTACCCGCACCAGCGATGTGGACTCCATCTTCTTCATCCGCTCAGTCGAGAGGCTCCACTCGGGAACATACACGATGGCCGTGCAGATCGAGAACGTGGAGGATCGCGCCGACATCCGCATCCAGGTTGTGG AAAAGCCGGGCCCACCCTTGGAGGTGCGCGTCACTGACGTTTGGGGCTTCAACGCTTCGCTGGAGTGGAAGCCGCCCAAAGACGACGGCAATGCGGAGATCATCGGCTACACTATTCAGAAAGCTGACCTGAAGACAATG GATTGGTTCACCGTGTACGAGCACAACCGGCGGCCTAACTGCACCGTGTCCGACCTGATCATGGGCAACGAGTACTCCTTCCGAATCTTCAGCGAGAACGTCTGCGGTCTGAGCGAGGATCCCGGCGTCAGCGGAAACACGGCGCTCATCTGCAAAACGG GTTTGGAGTACAACCCTCCACCCTTTAAAGAGAAGGACCAGAGCGCGTCCCCCAAGTTCACAGCGCCGCTGGTGGACCGGAGTGTCGTGGCGGGCTACACCACCGCCATCAGCTGCGCTGTTCGCGGCCACCCGAAG CCCAAAATCATTTGGATGAAGAACAAGATGATCATCGGAGAAGACCCAAAGTTTCTGATGCAGAACAATCAGGGGGTTCTGACCCTGAACATCCGCAAACCAAGCCCGTACGACGGCGGGCGCTACTCGTGCAAGGCCGTCAACGCGCTGGGAGAAGACGAGGTGGAGTGCAAGTTGGAGGTCCGAg TGTTCAAGGACAAAGTGGAGGAGGTAAAGAAATGA